In one window of Candidatus Hydrogenedentota bacterium DNA:
- a CDS encoding GreA/GreB family elongation factor, with protein MTKNIWTTATDMARLRACIEALGPQADRRDRPHLDELEQELDRARIIKNPKRTPADVVTMRSVVALENLTTGRALSCALVYPEEGEAESNQISVLAPLGTAMLGQRVGRTFKVRLPKGTAEFRVSAIEYQPEAAGDFDR; from the coding sequence ATGACCAAAAACATCTGGACCACCGCGACCGACATGGCCCGACTGCGCGCCTGCATTGAAGCCCTCGGCCCCCAGGCCGATCGTCGCGACCGCCCCCACCTCGACGAACTCGAGCAGGAACTCGATCGCGCCAGGATAATCAAGAACCCGAAAAGGACCCCCGCAGACGTCGTCACCATGCGCTCCGTAGTCGCGCTGGAAAACCTCACCACGGGCCGCGCCCTTTCCTGCGCTCTGGTCTATCCCGAAGAAGGTGAGGCGGAATCCAATCAGATTTCCGTGCTCGCGCCCCTCGGCACCGCCATGCTCGGCCAGCGCGTGGGGCGCACCTTCAAAGTGCGCCTGCCCAAAGGCACCGCCGAGTTTCGCGTCTCGGCCATCGAATACCAGCCCGAGGCCGCAGGGGATTTTGATCGCTGA